The Strix aluco isolate bStrAlu1 chromosome 23, bStrAlu1.hap1, whole genome shotgun sequence DNA window AGTGAGTTTTGGAGAGTGATGAGATAGAGACTGGGTAAGGGATGGAGTGAGTAAGAGCTGGATATATCGGGGAAattgaggaaaggaggagaggggtttgagagaatggaaaagaaagggaCAAGtacaggagaaacagagaagtgGACTTAGAAGAATATCCCATACGCACCTTGATACGGTCCCTCTCCTTCTGCCACTTATCCATTTCATCTTCTACCTCAATGATCTTCAGCTGCAGTTGCTCTTTCTGCAGTGAAAGCTCAGCCTGTGAGAAGAGGGGAGTCTCATGAACTGGGGCTGAGGGTGGCCTACTTCAAAGAGGTGCTGTGCTTCCACTTATGCATTTGGCCCTGAACAACAATAGCTGGGAGGTACAGGTTCCTGGCACTGCTTGAAATGGAGATCATGTGCTGACACTGGACAAGATCCCAGAGCTTCTGGCTGGGTCAAGAGATTCAGCTCCCTCAGCAAAGACAGCAGCAGAAGCACCCACCTACTAGGCTACCGTCATGGTGCCGCTTTTAATCACATTAGAGTCATTAGCTGGAGGGGGAAGAGGCCTGTTTCAAAATTCAGCTGTGTATGCAGTGAAGGGCCCATCCCAGGGTGTGCCTCTGCAGCAATAACAGTTTTCATGTAATTACGGAATGACGTTTGACGAGTGTTGCAACAAGAGGACGATGCCTCCGGCAGGAATTCTGTTTAGACAGGATTGTGGATTAATTTGCTCTGAATTGAGAGCTTTCATGTTATGATGAAGCTGGGGAAtgattggaaaaaataaaaaacacaaaaggaggaggcaggaggtgtAGTCAACCATGCTTGGCTTAGATCAGCAACTTCACTGGGATTCATTTGCATTTCGTTTTGCACTGGCTTCCCAGAGAATCTCAGACCAGACAATTGCGTGCAAGGCAGTTCATAGGACTGGAGCCCACGGAGGGCTGGGCAGCCATGCACTGGTGTAACACGCCGGTTGGTGTGCACGCCGTGTCTCTGGATCAGACCAGGACCTGGCTGTTTAGTAATGCCTTGCGCCGTTAACTCTGGGCAACCCCTCCCTCGGTCGTTCATATTCACCACGTCCCTGCCCAACAGATCATGACAAAGCTTTTGTTTACGCATTTCAAGATCTTTCTGTGTTTCATGTGTGTACAGGTTGGTCACAGGACAGCTGTAACTACCGGCAATCTGTCTATGGGACACTTATCCCCAGAGCTGTTTCAGAAATACTCAGTTGGCAGAAATTACCTGTATTCCACAACCAAGCTATGTCGCGTTAGAAAGGTTCTGGAAACCCACTGTTCATGTGGAATCCTTTGGCAAATGGTTGTGTTACCCAACAGCACTTACATTTAGGCCAACAGTTaagaggcagaggagatgaggGGTGGATAAATCCACTTCCACAGCGACTAACACCGTGAGGTCTCCCTGCTGTTAAATACAAGGTGTAGTTCCCCCTGCTTTACTGCCCATCCAAGAACACAACACAACATGAAAACCTGGGACTTCTCTTGTGATCATAGTTGCCCTCAGGGTGGGAGTTTAAAAGTTTTCAACTCTCCATTCAAGGAGTAAGAAACAGCATCACATGATGAAGAGCAGGCAACAAGCTGTCAACTAGCTCAGACCAAGGAAATCAGCCCATCAGGGCTCCTGTCTTGGTGCCAGTCACTGTAGTGTCTGAACACCTTCTTGAGCTTGAATCAAGCACAGCTGCATCTGAGAGCCATTGACTCTAGCtgtttaatttagaaaatctCTATTTATAGAGGGAAAACAATCTGATAGTTGTTTTATTGCCtgataaaagagaagaaaggtggaaaaaaaaggcaaatgtactCAAAGATATCTCAATGCCAGAAGAGCTGCATCCTCACGTTGTCACTGTAATTGTCCTTTTTTGAGAGTTAGGAGAGCACTGGCCCTCTAAATATTATCCATACACCTTGACAACCTTCAATAGTCAGCTGAATGCTGTCATGAGCTAAAGTTCATATTCTGGGGAATGGCTTGGAAGGGCTTTGCCCTACAGGATCACCAGGGAACCATATAGCTATCAAGATGAGAAAATTTGCTCTACTACTGATCAAGACACTAAAGGCATGAGCTTGTTCCTATagttttcacattttcaagaCACCGACTTGGAGGCATACATACTTTTTTCCATTCTCATGTGCATTGTGAGATGTCCTCTGCATCAAGACACAAAGGTGTGCAACTATCTTTGCATAGCAGGGAAATGCAATGAGATAAAAGCATTTTAGTAGCAGATATCCATTGCACAGCAGTAACCAGTGCGAGAAATTACACTATAATGCAAGTTGCTTCCTTGAGTCACAGAGCTACATCCAGATGGCATTAGTTGTTAGCAAAGTAAAAAGCACATCTCCTGAGTAATGGGAGGTCTTGTTTCCTTCCTCATCCCTAAATATCAGAACATTCTTATGACAAGAATGTGAGTGAAATCATACAGAGGAGGACTGGAGGGATTTCTTTGAGAAGAGCAGACCTACCACAGCCACATAGACATTCCCAAACACAAGGGATTTGAAAAGAAAGgtaacaggaaaaaatgtcagGTGATGGCTGGAAGGTGATGATAACAATATTATACTTTTATAGTGCTTTTTAATTAAGTCTCAAAGGAGTTTTGAAGACTACTACTTGCTCAAAAGTGATAGCTAACTCTTACCAACTTGTTGCAGTTATAATATCCCTTCACCCAGAAAGGTAGTTTGGGTGCCTCTGGGATGGGATGTAACAACTATTTAAGAGTGGACCCACGCTACAATTTAGAATGAGAATTATGATTTGCAAATGGAATTACAGAGATAGTCCCAATAGCCAGAAAGCAAATACCACAGTCATCCAGGTTTGGCTTGGGTTAAAGCACCCATACTGAGGACAAAAGGAAAACACTAGTACAGACACCAGCAAGGGCAAGGGAGGTGAAGGGAGGTGCTTCATTGCATGATAGTACAAACATTAAAACTAGTCTTCCCATAGAAAAAATTCTGGGGTTGGCTGGAAGATTTCTTTAGCTGTCCGTGTATATCCTGTGTTACATTTACAGTAGGGTGGTTACAGGTACTAGGGACAGTCAACTTCTCAGCTTCATTCCCTATGAAGAAACTTCTCTCCTACCTCTCTTCATATTTCTCAGGTTTTCCAAGGTCAACAACCCCTGATCTCTGTATGTGATGGACCACCCAGAACAAACCCATTGGGTGAGACTTGGATTTCAGAAGGTTCCTGGTGAAAGATCATAGAGCAGCTCCACCCATTGTGGGGGGAGTCCTTGCAGTGcagaaataacaataacaatgaaGAAGATCTAGGAAATATAAATTTAGACCATTCGGTTTGACCATAGCAAGTTGAGAAATGCTGGCACTGAGAGTCTTTGAGCTAAGAGAGGATCCTGTATTAGAGTTAATTAGGACAGTCAAGAGGCCTAAGTGAAAGTTCAGAGTGTACGCCTAAACATCCACAACTGAACCCAGCCCTTGTGCTGTAAAGGACCTGGAGATGTGAGATTATGAGTCTTGCATCATGATGCAACTCATTTTTGCAAGGCAGCAATGCAAGCATCATCATGTCTTAATGCTCTGGGAACCCAGTCCCTGAATCAGGGAACACCCCTGTGTCACTAGCCTGGGAGAGCTATGCTAATTACCTGACAGCAACAACCAAATGCAATAATGAAGCTGGAGAAGTGTTTAAACTACTTGTCCTAGTACAGGGCCTGTATTGGAAATGACATGGCTGAGAAATCAGCAAATTGTTTGAGACGTTATTTCTGCTGGTTTTACCATTACACTTTCTGTCTAAGCTTTTGTTAAGCAGAGGTGGGCGTCAGTGGGCTACAATCCCTGGAGACTCTGCCAGAATCCTGCAGAAATGCCACGAGTCACCGCGTGGGCTGAGGCCAGAAAAGGCTCGCTGGTTTGCACAGTTTGAAGAGAACTCCTTACTTGCAAACGGGTGGATTTTCCCTGGGTTCTGCCCTTACTGTAGAAGCCTTAATGCAGAATGCAGGCAAACAGGCAAATCTACTCTAAATCACGATTTGCAGCAGGTCAGCTTCCCCAGCCTTCCAGCTAGGAAGAACATCCTGCAGGTAACTGCACCATCTCTGTGGAAAGAGCAGCTATTTTAAGCTGCATCCGCAGAGCAACCACAACTAGTGTAGATAAGGTCTTGCAGCCACATCGTGCCCTAACCTTGCACCAGTGAGAAAGGCCAAAAATCCTTCCGCTGCCATATTGATACACTCTTGTTTGCTCTCAATTCAGACAGTGGAAGCATATAGAGAGGGCTCAGACGGAAATCCCTCTGGATCCATCTCTGTGAACGGTTGACTTCAAAGCCTAGTTCAGGCTCTGTGAAGTCTCCCCTTTTAAAAGTCGCTTTGTTGAAACAAGGAACACCCATCTCCCCTTTCTGCACGGCAGTTCTCTgctgcctctttaaacctgctGTACAATGTGAACTTTTCTTTAAAGgtaaagaattaaagaaaaaaatcaaagtgctTTTCACTAGAACTGACCTGACATGCTGAGTACTAAGGCTGGCGCTGGATGGTAACACCAGGTTATTTACAGCTCTGTGACTGGCAGGCATATGTGAAGTCGTCTCGTTTTGAGAATAGGCCTGTAAAACAGGTTTTGAATGAAGGATCCCCTTTCAAAATGAAGGATGCAGTCTGGAAGGGGGGCTCTAGTTCTGCTGGTAAATCAAGCTGGCCAGAGGGTTTTATTTGAGTGTACAAGCTGCTATTGACAATTCTCACTTTTCAACTGTGTGTGGTTGTTACCCAGACTCACGGCCTTTTTCTTGGTTGTTTCTCGTACAGATTCTAGTGGGGGTGTTACTTTTCCTTTAAATCTGTAACAGGAAACTAATGCAAAGTGGATCTGGGGAAGGCATTAAAGGTTTGCTGGGTAAAATACGCAAATACTACTGGGTGGAAACTCAGAAAAAATGTCTCTGTCTTCACTGCCAAGTTGTCTCTGACCCCCTGTGCCTTTCACTCTTGTCTGCTCAGCAGCACACCAGGAAAGGGGGGATGAGTGATTCTCACCCCAGGCTCCCGAGAGGTGGAGGATGCTGCTATGTTCTCCCTCTGTCTCACAGACAGAGAGATGACAGGCTTTTCACTGCTTGCCTAAATGCTCTAACCAGTGGGTGTCTGTATACTGGCTCGTTTGCATTCCTCTTCTCTTAAGTTGTACTGTCTCTGTCTGCATTGTGGAGTGAGCAGAGTTACCTAATTCTGCAGAGAGATCTTAAGCTATCCCTTGCTTTCCCAACACTGGAGGTACAGCACCTCTCTTCCCTGCAGGCCTACAGCAAAGATAAACTCATGAAAGGACTACAACCTGCAATAATTCTGCAATACAAAAGGAATAGATGTACCTAAAACAAGCACATTCCACCTTATTATGTGACAGTTCTGTGCCACCAAAATTGCGGAGCACCTAGAGTAACAGTCAGGCTTAAGTGCATCACAGCATAGAACCCCGCCTAGTTCTGCTCAATCCTCTCCACATTTGGAATCACAGTATAGCCAGGGACTGGGAAATCCTTGTGGATAAACCAACTGTTCCTTGACAACCAACACTGTCTGGACACAGCTGTATTCTGCTCGCTAGTCCAGTGGCATAGTTAGCAAATCTGGAGGGAGTAAAGCTACCCTGGAGCTGCTTGGATGCCAAGCTGTGAAAACAGGGCAGGGATAGGGATGACCtgatgtgggttttttgcttAGTCTTTCCACAAAggccagcagcaccagccacaCTTTGCCATTCTTTCAATTTGTGGTCACATTCCAGCTCGGCTCGTTTGCAAGACTTGAAAAGAATAGGTGGTGCACACAAGGGACTTGGAAATGTTCATTCCTCTTTGTGGTTCTTGCTAAGGCTCCACCTATGGGGAATAAATCAGGGCTAGGAATAAACATTTGTAAGCAACAGCTATCCTGTTAATTGTTTTTGTCTGAGTGAATGCTCACTCAAGTTACAGCATGATCAAAACTCGTTGTCAGGAGAAACTTGCACATGTGTATGATTCATATTGATAAAGCCCTAAATCCTTTAGGcttagcagcagcagaaacagcacaGGACAGTACAGGAACTAAAGCATGGAGCTAACAAGAGCGGGACATGGACTCGGAGAAAGAAATCAAACATCGTTTAAATCTTACATAAAGTCATCTCTGCCCAGCTATGGTTGCCTCTTTAAAACTAAGGTGTTCTAGGTCCATCCAACCATAGGAAGAAGGCTCTGACTAGCTTTGGTTCCTCAGGGAGTTAGGCATATGCTATGTGCAGAGCTGACATCAAAAACACAAGAACAAGCAATTATGAAACAAACAGCAGGCTAGCAATCCTTGCGGGAATTTCTTCAAGAAAGACTGGCTGAGACGTGGAAGAAACTTTGTCTGGTTTCAGCAAGGCTGCAAGTTGGAGATGACATTGCAAGAAAAGACCGAAAATTTGCACAGGAAGATGGAGATAAGCTCTAGACAAGATGCTCTTTCAGCCTCATGAGATAAATTTTCCTAGCACCTTAGAAAGAGTTAAAGTGTTCTTCCAAGTTAAGGGTAACTCAAGAATTTCTGGCAACAGGTACTTGTATTTGCCTGTTCACCCCATCAGAGCGCTGGCTTGGGCTGTGCCTAAGAGGATCTTAGTGCCCTTCCAGTTTCTGCAATGGACTGGCTGTGTGACTCTAGACAAATTGTTTTGCATTATTGTTTCATGGATCTCCTTTCTGTAACCTCTCCTGTCCTGTCTGCTTAGATCTGAAGGTCTCTAGTCCAGAATACGCTTTTACAGTGGGGATGTACAGCACCAAATATGTGAAACCCTGATCTTTACTAAAGCTAGTGGAATAATCATACATCCACccagaaagcaaacagcatgACTTTAAGCGGACAAATGTGAAAGGCTTTTCATTAGTGAGCACTGTTCCCCATACCAGCCTCATCTCCTTAGATGTCTATTCTCTAAGCCTATTGTAGTAATACTTCAGGGGAAATTATAATGTTTTGTGTTTACACCAGGGTTTTCTCTTCATCTAAACTTCAAAATACTCTTCCCATAGGTGTGGCTTGACACTATTATAAccataacagaaaagaaaaacaaaaagccataATCTCTAAGTAGCTGAGATGGCAATTTTCAGTAGTAACCTCGCAGCCACTAGCAACTTGAGCAACCACTGATCTGACTACCTCTATTCTGGAGGTCCTGAACTTGAGCAGTGCCCCACCTTTCTGGCTGTGGGTAGCGCTGCACAAACACTGTCAAAATTTGAGacagtttttttttaaaaaaacttaacaTGTGGGGCTTTAATTCAGCTTCTGCTGAAAGTCTGTGGTGCAACCAGGGGTGGAaaccaggttctccacccccccAATCCAGTCTGCTACACAACACCAGTGCTATGCTGCTGTAACCAGCCACAAGGAGAATGACAATCCCGTTGCAGCAGAACCCAGGCAATATCAGTTCTCCACTAAATACTTCCCATCCACCACCCCTGCATCCCAGAATTACATTGCAGACATGATTTGAGGAGAGACTGTAGGCTGGAGAGCAAAAGCTGTGGTGTAATATTGAGATCCACTGGAAGGACTGATGGGAACGTGTAATAAAAAGAGCATTACCTCTTTTCCCGCTTTCTCAATCTCCACTGTCACTGTGCTGTGGTTCTTGTGCTCTTGGAACATGCAGAGGTAGCAGATGCACATCTGGTCTGTCTGACAGAACAGCTCCATGGTCTTCCCATGCACAGGGCATTTTCTTGCTTCAAAGTCCCTGATGGGGTCCAGGAGTTGATGGTCCCGGAAAGCTGCTCCCTCCAGATGGGGCTTGAGGTGCAGCTCACAGAAGGAAGCCTGGCACACCAAGCAGGACTTCACAGCCTTCTGCTTGTTATCGATGCAGGAATCACACAGAACATCCTCGAGCTTCACTCTGGGCCGTGACCCAGCTGCTCTGTCAGGCTTATTGAAGGTGGATCTTCTCAGGTCCCCTGTCTCCACCAGAGGAAGGGAAGTTTTCTTCAGGTCCCCCATCTGCCCCCCAGAGAACAACgacttcctcccttccccttcacTAGGCAGGAAGCTCTTTTTGGAATCCAAGGAGAAGAGGGGCTTCCTGAGATCGCCTTTCTCTGCAAAGGAGAGGGGTGGTCTCCTCATGTCTCCTATCTGTCCGCTGGCATATTGCATCTTCTTTGAGTCAGCCGAATCCATGCTGAAATAGGATCTCTTCTCATCGGATGACTCCACAAACTGAATGATGGGCCTCTTCCAGTCGCTCCCAGAGAAGAGGGAGCTTTTGATTTGCCCTGTCTCCAAAGAAGCACTGCCAGTGCCCTTCATAGCTTCCTTCTCACCTCCACCAGGGTTTGtggtcttcttcacttcttcttcttttttgggGGCAGATGGACTCTTCACATCCTCTGGCTTCCCAGTGGTACCATTCGTCCTTGCTGCACTCCCCGTTTCCATCGTCTGAACAGGGCAAATTGGCTTCACTGCTCAGTCTTTTGTCCAGTTCCTGCCTCCCAACCCTCCACAAAGCGGGTATGTCTGCCCGGTTGTTGTCTCAGCAAGGAATGACGGTGGAATGCAGGAAAGTTCTGCCCAAGTGACGCACCTGGCGCTcctgcaaggaggaggagaacgcCTGGATTATGCTAGGTAGatgcagggagaaagaaaagaaacagacgTTACCAGGGATCAGAAGCTACAGCTGTGCAGTTAATTATACAAGGCAGTCCACACCCAGGAACATTCTTGTCTAACCAGGTTTGGGAGGAAGGGCTGTTTATATACAtagaaatggttttttttttaagaataattttcattaagATGTAGCAACCAGTTCGACTGcttgtttcaaaaataattttgctcgTTGTTGCCAGGAGCTGAGGTTACCTCCTTGCAGAGATGGGCAGGGTTGGAGAGACCATGAGATGCCGAAGATGGGTTTGTTAACTGGGtcatacacatgcacaaaaataATTATGGTTGTAATTAAAATGAACGCCTAGAATAAAGCATTCTTAAACTGGGTTCCCCTGAGGGCTTACTGTATTCAGTAGGACAGGGAGGGGAAACGTATGGATAATACTGGGTTTAAAAGACccttttatctttattttgattttgatgtTGGGTTTGTGGAAGGTCCATCCATCTAGACCTGGAAGTAGCCCAACCATGTACCAGAAGAacacagctgacctgaactaaaAATTGGCTAGTCCTGTTTTTCCTATAGGCCATGCAATCTTCAATAATGTGACTAGTAGAATCAAACCCCCATTGCCTATTTCGTTGCATGTTCTCACTTAGATAAGGGTTCAGGTGTATCTTATGTAGCTCTTCCCATAAATGTCCAATAAACTGAGACACACATCTGTGCCATACCtggaagaggaaatattttacaGCTAGATGGCCAAAATATTTCTTGCaagaaaaaagagttttaaaaatagatctgTCTCCACTAGCTGTGTTCCTGGGAAACGTTCAACTTGTTGGAATCACAGAAGACTTCGGAAGAAAAAGGCTTTGTGTTAAGCACTGGTGAATTTCATCAACTTCAAAAGGTCGATCTTCCACTCATATCGTATCAATTTAGCATAGATTATGCTCTGAAGTTCAGTGAGATTACTCCGAGATTAATGCCTAGGGCGTAAATTAACCATGCCTAAGATTTgtgcttaatttcatttttgcagaaTGCAATGGTGGTGTTGCAGGAGAATGGGATTTTTAGCCTGTAATAATTTCTCGTTAGAAATCTGTAACAAAACCCCGGTTGGAAGTGTCCTAAGTAGTGGAGGAAAAATCCAGGTCTGCATTTTGCAGCCCTTTTTTAGGTGTGGAGGAAATAGAGGTGCAGCCCAAAACAGGAACAGCATACATTTTGGATCTGATATGAGAATGAGATAGCCAGGAAGAGCCTGTCTTACAGATACAGTTTCTAAGGGCTTTGTCTGtgcaaaatgagagaaaagggaagagaatttttttttttctcttaaactgaAATGTAGTTGGGACCCCTAGCTCATAGATCCAGTCCCTCTTACCGCTTGTATCTTGTTATGGCTCTCTATATATGAGAAATTATTCAGTATAGAGTATTTTTTTGGATAATAGTTGTTGGGAAAGGCTGTGCCTTTTGCAGTAATTTCTAATGGACatggtttttttattaatagGACCATAGTCTTTCATGAGTCAGAAGTCATTCTCTGGCATAGGAAAGGgcaatgctattttttaaaaacaaatttcataaAAGAAAGAGATTGGCTGacatatatgtatttctttccCCCTGGCTTCCTGATCTTTATAACATCAACAGTCCTATAGATCTCcaagtaattaaaaatactggAGGGTGGAGGCGCCTGTTCTCATGTGTACAGAAAAGACTCAGCAGAGTTTTTCCAAGCTAGCATTAATacttaagaaacaaaaaacatcTATATGAAGAGGTCTAACTTGGAAGAAGGTGGCCTTGGTTTCTCTTGTTTTCCTGACATTGTTAAGATTTTGGAGTCGGTAAGGCAGTCAAAAGATTAAGGACTGAATTTTTTCATCTTGGTTTTACTGTTGCAAATCCAGAGTAAATGGGTTTAATCCAGTTACTCCAGGCAGATTTGAGAGTAACTGGGCTCAGGAGGAGTTTTATTATTGATTCTTTTGTCCATGTAGAGGCACATACAAGACTGGCACCCTCCAGTAAGTCAGGTTACGGGTGTGCTTTGCCTGACCTACCCTGATGCCGGCCGTGGCTTTAGCTCCTCCATTTGTTGCAGTACTGGTGAAGTGTGGTCTTGCTTGAGATGTAAGACATTGCAATGTCTATCATCTATTGCGGCTCCAGTAAGACTCAGATGGGCTGTTGTCAGCCCTCATGACAGTCGGTATGTTCCATAAAGCTGCAGGTTCTGCTTTGGCTTTTGAATAGCTTGGGTGGCATTTGTCCTTGCTGCTTAATCCTCAGCTTAAATACTCTGTCAGACAGAAAGAGGAGGTCATGTGCATATACGCAGACTAATGGAGCCAAGTGCAAACTGGACTTCTTGAAGAAGAATAGGTGTGCCAGTAGTCTGGGCTGAACCTCCCTTGAGtctgcagaaagaaaggaaggttgTCACTCATGTGCGTAAGGAACATTCCCTGCTGTTGCCACTCACTTCTGCACAGTGCCACTTTCACTGGTTCCCTTTCAACCTCAGCTCACTCTCGAAGCATCCCACATGCCTGGTATTAGCGCCTTGGGCACGTCCTGCTTGCACATACCTGTGAAACCGTGGCAGGCCCCTGGGTGACCAGCGAGAGCTAAATGCATCACCCCTGCTGCCACACGTCCTGGGACTGTGGCTTTGCTCGGTAGCCAAAGGCCAAGCCCACTCTTTTCCCCATATCTCTCTGCACCTTATCACACCTCATCGTGTCTTTTTCATGCCAAAAAATTGTTTGCAAGTGGGGCCCACCTCTCTCTTGTTATTTCTGGCCTTTCCTGGGAAATCTACTGTTCAAACCCATCTGAAACTTGAGGTGCGCGCGGTCTTATTGGTGCTCATAACCACTGCCAATGCTGGCTGATTCTGAACCACAAGGAGGACTACTGGAGTTAAAGGGTAGTTTGTTAGACAATTTGTGCTTCAGTTCCTAACCATGTTTAGAAGACTGGCGCGCACACACGTATTTCAGGCAATTTAGAAGCCAAAATAAAGTACAGACTGGACGTCTCTCTATTGCAGGCTTTATCTTTGCACCTCCCAGAGGGTGGCTCCCGATTTCTGTAGCATGAGTTCACACTTGTGTAAGCATCATCTGTGATTTTTGCACCAGCTATCCCTACATTTTCTGCAGAGGACAACTGTCTCCTATCTAGTGCACTGCGTCAAGCCCATCACACAATATGCCCATGTCTATGCCTCTGACTCAGAGTATACACCCACGTTTGGCATCTGCAGTGCCTTTCATCTGAAAAACTCGGAGCGTTTTTCAAAGGTTCACAAATTAAACTTGACAACACCTTTGCAAAATAGGTCTGGGTTGCTAACCCCATGTAGCAAttagagaaactgaggcatgtaCTGTGGAACTGAGTgaaatttttcagcaaaaatgaaacatttttttctgaaattgctaTGCAGCCTTTTTGCTTGCTCATTCTCTTACTTTTCATGATTGTGACCCCTCTAAAtccttgactttttttaaatattctgtgatGCTTTTGCTCTTGTTTTGAACATCATCTTTTCATTGTATATGCACCAGTAAGTTTGAGTAGTTTATTGCTTGTAATAAAGTGTTTCCACTGTGCAATGTGCTGCACAAAAATCTTCATGGGTAGGTACCTAAAAAAGAAGAATTTCCCCAGgatggaaaaagtgaaaaaattggGTCCATTTCAAACTAAATAGAATAGAAACAGTTAAGCCAACCCCAGGGCACTCCTTTAGACAGGCTCCGGAGCAGAGTTTCAAACACCAATGATTGATGAAGTCATGGAGAGTCATAGAGAATTAGATCAACCAGCCCATGATTCACTGGCCCCGGTTCTCACAACAACTCCAACCAAACTAGGAGCGGGGAACCTGTCTGCTAATTGTCTACTCTGTGCTCTACCCACTAATCCACACTCCCTTTCACATCCTACATATTTACAGTCCTTTCTCATTTCTTACAcctttatataaaataaatccacagcacagaaaatgaTACGCTGAAGTGCACGCAGGCCACCCCTGCTACAAGAAAGCACCAGGAAATCAATCCATCAAGCATGTAGACATCATTGAGCAATGACCATGCATTAACCAGCTCCCAGTGTGACAGCAGAGCAGGCAGAACGAGTTCAGGGCTTCGTGTTGCTTTCACACGTATCAGATTCAGTCAGCAATGCATCCAGATAGATCAGTAGAGCTAGACTGGTACGGAGcgcatggggaaaaaaacaacaatgcTGCAGGTGTGCTTAAAGCAGATCTACAGATAGTCTCAGAGCTGTGATTT harbors:
- the TRIM29 gene encoding tripartite motif-containing protein 29, whose translation is METGSAARTNGTTGKPEDVKSPSAPKKEEEVKKTTNPGGGEKEAMKGTGSASLETGQIKSSLFSGSDWKRPIIQFVESSDEKRSYFSMDSADSKKMQYASGQIGDMRRPPLSFAEKGDLRKPLFSLDSKKSFLPSEGEGRKSLFSGGQMGDLKKTSLPLVETGDLRRSTFNKPDRAAGSRPRVKLEDVLCDSCIDNKQKAVKSCLVCQASFCELHLKPHLEGAAFRDHQLLDPIRDFEARKCPVHGKTMELFCQTDQMCICYLCMFQEHKNHSTVTVEIEKAGKEAELSLQKEQLQLKIIEVEDEMDKWQKERDRIKNYTTNEKATVDQHFKELIRDLERQRDEVKAALDQREKIASENVKEIVDELEERAKLLREDKENREQIHQISDSVLFLQEFGALMRNYVPPPSLPTYSVLLEGESMSPSMGLLRDDLLNVCMRHVEKICKADLGRNFIERNHMENGDHRYMMNNYEWNQPDNLKRFSMFLSPKASFNPRSWEFSSFQATEETLGTVGNGTKLPFQFSSVGQNPPGDFSKQSDGSLFTKTAYPSIVRHQSAKVTPQTWKSSKQSVLSHYRPFYVNKGNGATSNEAP